One segment of Tamandua tetradactyla isolate mTamTet1 chromosome 13, mTamTet1.pri, whole genome shotgun sequence DNA contains the following:
- the UTF1 gene encoding undifferentiated embryonic cell transcription factor 1 has product MLLRPRRPPPLAAPALRSPASPEPEPELRPAGGAPGTPPGGPNGPASPGALAAPVSPGSAQRAPWSARETELLLDTLLQPAVWRALLLDRRQALPTYRRVSAALARQQVRRTPAQCRRRYKFLKDKLRDAHGQPPGPFDAQIRELMRLLGDHGRRRGRRRSPGPGRPQRGRRPAPQPNPIPDEPGASPLQTDHDPDAEPTWTLRFSPSPPRPAGTAHAPGSPPPPAPAAAAGPTGTAAWGDAEPPPGRPEAPTPPQVAPSSLSDSLLEALGHLGDVTAILGPLRDQLLTLNQHIEQLRGSFDQTVTLAVGFLVGSAASERGLLGPRQ; this is encoded by the exons ATGCTGCTCCGGCCCCGGCGGCCGCCCCCTCTAGCGGCCCCCGCCCTGCGGTCCCCGGCCAGCCCGGAGCCGGAGCCGGAGCTGCGGCCCGCGGGAGGCGCCCCGGGAACTCCCCCTGGAGGGCCCAATGGGCCTGCCTCGCCAGGCGCGTTGGCGGCGCCCGTGTCCCCCGGCTCGGCGCAGCGCGCGCCCTGGAGCGCCCGGGAGACGGAGCTGCTGCTGGACACGTTGCTGCAGCCGGCCGTGTGGCGCGCGCTTCTGCTCGACCGCCGCCAGGCCCTGCCCACCTACCGCCGCGTGTCGGCCGCGCTGGCCCGCCAGCAGGTGCGGCGCACGCCCGCGCAGTGCCGTCGCCGCTACAAGTTTCTCAAGGACAAGCTGCGCGACGCGCACGGACAGCCCCCGGGGCCCTTCGACGCGCAAATCCGGGAGCTCATGCGGCTGCTGGGCGACCACGGGCGCCGGCGGGGCCGCCGCCGCTCCCCGGGACCCGGCCGCCCCCAGCGCGGCCGCCGCCCGGCCCCCCAGCCCAACCCCATCCCGGACGAGCCAG GCGCTTCGCCGCTGCAGACCGACCACGACCCCGACGCGGAACCCACCTGGACGCTCCGGTTCAGCCCGTCGCCGCCGAGGCCTGCGGGCACCGCCCACGCCCCTGGCTCCCCGCCGCCGCCGGCCCCCGCCGCGGCCGCCGGGCCCACCGGCACTGCCGCTTGGGGAGACGCGGAGCCGCCGCCAGGCCGCCCCGAGGCGCCCACGCCCCCGCAGGTCGCGCCCTCGTCGCTGAGCGACTCCCTTCTGGAAGCCCTGGGACACCTAGGCGACGTCACGGCCATCCTGGGTCCACTGCGCGACCAGCTGCTGACGCTGAACCAGCACATAGAGCAGCTGCGCGGCTCCTTCGACCAGACCGTGACCCTGGCGGTCGGCTTCCTTGTGGGCAGCGCGGCCAGCGAGCGAGGCCTGCTGGGCCCCCGGCAGTGA